The Oncorhynchus kisutch isolate 150728-3 linkage group LG20, Okis_V2, whole genome shotgun sequence genome has a segment encoding these proteins:
- the LOC109865234 gene encoding dual specificity mitogen-activated protein kinase kinase 4-like — MLCCVLWRSVPCGKREREGEVCSACIAASALLESNTTMATPSSSSNSTTSSGNSNIAGSTSHHHHPQTQHMTTVSSMQESNTCWRCQNETGKRKALKLNFANPSVKPATRLPLNPSPSTAPSFQNPHIERMRTHSIESSGKLKISTENACDFTAEDLRDLGEIGRGAYGSVNQMQHKPSGQIMAVKRIRSTVDEKEQKQLLMDLDVVMRSSDCLYIVQFYGALFREGDCWICMELMSTSFDKFYKCVYCSLDDVIPEEILGKITLATVKALNHLKENLKIIHRDIKPSNILMDRNGNIKLCDFGISGQLVDSIAKTRDAGCRPYMAPERIDPSASRQGYDVRSDVWSLGITLYELATGRFPYPKWNSVFDQLTQVVKGEPPQLCNSEDRQFSPKFINFVNLCLTKDESKRPKYKELLKHPFILMYEERFVDVASYVCRILDQIPASPISPMYVD, encoded by the exons ATGCTGTGCTGCGTTCTCTGGCGCAGTGTCCcgtgtggaaagagagagagagagggagaagtttGCTCTGCCTGCATCGCAGCCTCGGCGCTGCTGGAATCGAACACAACAATGGCGACTCCCAGTTCCAGCAGCAACTCAACAACCTCCAGCGGAAACAGCAACATTGCAGGATCCACCTCGCACCACCATCACCCGCAAACACAACACATGACCACCGTCAGCAGCATGCAAG AAAGCAACACGTGCTGGAGGTGTCAAAACGAAACAG GTAAACGTAAAGCCCTGAAGCTAAACTTCGCCAACCCTTCAGTGAAGCCAGCGACCAGGTTGCCCCTCAACCCCTCACCTTCAACTGCCCCTTCCTTCCAGAACCCACACAT AGAGCGTATGAGGACACACAGTATCGAGTCGTCGGGGAAGCTGAAGATTTCTACGGAGAATGCCTGTGACTTCACGGccgaggacctgagggacctggGTGAGATCGGCCGCGGGGCCTACGGCTCCGTCAACCAGATGCAGCACAAACCCAGTGGACAGATCATGGCCGTCAAG aggatcCGCTCCACGGTGGATGAGAAGGAGCAGAAGCAGCTGCTGATGGATCTAGACGTGGTGATGAGGAgtagtgactgtctctacatcgTTCAGTTCTACGGAGCTCTCTTCAGAGAG GGCGACTGTTGGATATGTATGGAACTAATGTCTACCTCATTCGACAAATTCTACAAATGTGTATATTGTTCGTTAGATGACGTCATTCCAGAGGAAATATTAGGCAAAATTACATTAGCA ACCGTTAAAGCGCTGAACCACTTAaaagaaaacttgaaaataattCACAGAG ACATCAAACCTTCCAACATTCTCATGGACCGTAACGGCAACATCAAGCTGTGTGACTTTGGCATCAGTGGTCAGCTGGTGGACTCTATAGCCAAGACCAGAGACGCAGGCTGCCGACCCTACATGGCA CCGGAGAGGATAGACCCCAGTGCATCCAGACAAGGCTACGACGTCCGATCTGACGTGTGGAGTTTGGGGATAACCCTG TATGAGTTGGCCACCGGCAGATTCCCGTACCCCAAGTGGAATAGCGTGTTTGATCAGCTGACCCAGGTGGTGAAGGGCGAGCCGCCGCAGCTCTGCAACTCTGAGGACAGGCAGTTCTCCCCTAAGTTCATCAACTTTGTTAATTTATG CCTCACAAAGGATGAGTCAAAACGGCCCAAGTACAAGGAGCTCCTG AAACACCCGTTCATCCTGATGTACGAGGAGCGGTTTGTGGACGTGGCCAGCTACGTGTGTCGTATCCTGGACCAGATCCCTGcctcccctatctcccctatGTATGTGGACTGa